The Arcanobacterium pinnipediorum genome includes the window ATACCGTAGTGACATAACTTGTGCGGTGTCCTTGTATGCGAACGAAACTTGTTTCATCAAGCCCGATTGCGTGAGTCTTGTTTAAACGCTTACGGTCTGCTTGTAGTAACACTTGACCATACATAGTTACTGCATCATTGACTGTGTGCCAAGAACAACCAAGTTCAGCTGCGACTTCGCTAATTGTTCGTCCCATGCCTACTTGCTGGGTCGCCCATTTAGCTGCCCTGGTAGTCATCTGGCAACGTTGAGCAGCAATACGTTTATCTTGACTTGTCCATGAACCAACATCACATGCAACGTTTGGACAATACCAGCGGTGCTTACGCCATAACAAGCTCATAGACCGACCATAGACAGGTAAATCTATATACCGTACTCTTGGCCTTTCTTTAACGCGTGCAAGACTTTCACAACGTGGGCATGTTGGTCTCTTAAGGACTTGTTCAATTTCGATTTCCTGTTGAGAGCCATGACGGTGATACGCCAAGACGCGAATATCTTTCAAACTCACAAGCCGAGCAAGAATTACGGTAGGATCATAAGCGGTGAAGGTACGTTCAAGTTTTTGATTCACACTCTAAGCATGAACTACCTTCACCACTTCTGCATCTCCACACCCCGCCAAAACGCGAAGAGCCGTTAAAGCTCGAAGAGCCGCTAAAGCCGGAAGAGTCCACAATCTATCCCAGGCTCAGTTAAAGCTCGAAGAGCCTAGAATCCGACGCGCCGTTTATTCTGAAATGTAGGGTTGTCAAGGTTGGTAAAGGGACTTCCCTGTCGCGAAACCGGGGTATATGGGGTGATCGCCCTGTATATGAGGACATCGCCCCATATACCCCGGTTTTGTAACATGTTGTGGTCTTATTCGAGATTGAAATGGACTCGAGTCAGCTGGAAGTCGGTCAATAGAGGTCGGGATTGTCCGGAAAGATGGTTGCGCCGCGGTTAGATCGGCTGGAAGTCAGCCAAGATGAGCCGATCTCAGCTGAAAAGCAGCCAAGGAGAGCTTAGAGTAGCTGGGATGTGGTGATCGGGTATCCGCCGCACGACCTGGGCTGCTCCGGCTCTAGCTGACTCTAGCTGAAATTGGCATTGAGTGGAATACTGGGACTGACTATGGTTGTTCTTATCCATGAATGTGGTGACGTGCTCGTTATTGCCAACAGGCTTCGTGTACTTCGCCTACCGGATAGTGTTGATGGGAGTTGATATGAATCGGGTCATTCGCCAGGTAAAAGAAACTATTATTCCAGTTCAGGGCAATCGGCATGGGCCACTTCCGCGTTATTTTGTGTTGTGGACGGTGGTAACTGGGCTTGTTGATGCGTATTCCTATCTTGTTCTTGGTCGAGTCTTCGTTGCAAATATGACCGGAAATGTTGTCTTCTTAGGCTTTGCTCTTGGAGGGGCGGAGGGCTTTACGTGGTGGGCCTCAATTTTGGCGATTGTTGCGTTTATGGCGGGGGCGTTTATTGGAGGTGTGATCCAACGCAGTAAATATGGCAAACATAGAGCGCAGTTTTTAGCTACTGCGATGGTGACACAAGGCGCGCTTGTCGTATCGTCGATATTTTCTTCTCTAATCTTGGCTTCGCAGGTGCATTTTGTGGGCTTGGTGGTCACTATTGTGTTTTTGAGTTTGTCTATGGGAGTACAAAACGCAACTGCGCGCGCTATTGCTGTCCCAGATTTGACGACGACCGTGCTCACGCTAACGATTACTGGCCTGGCTGGCGACGGTAGCGGCGAGGCTGGTAAAGAGCACAATATAGGCCGCCGGTTGGTTTCTATTTTCTCGATGGCGTTCGGGGCATTTATCGGGGCGATGTTTGTCCGGTATGAGGTGTCGATCGGGGCGCTAATTGTGGCGGGCGTTTTGCTGGCAATTATTTTGTGGCGCTCGCTGGCTCATGCGTCCGACACCGCCGACTGGGTTACGCCATAAGTTAGAGTGGTGGCGGAGAAATTTTAGTAACGACGGCGATCGCCGTGACACCTTGGAGGCTACCGTGCGGTTGTGGAGTTTACATCCAGCTAATTTGGATCGTGCAGCGTTGATTGCTGGCTGGCGTGAGGGTTTGCTGGCGCAAAAAGTTCTTGCCGGTCAAACCAAAGGTTATCGTCACCATCCGCAGTTGCAACGTTTCCGCGAATATCCCGATCCGATGTTGGCTATTGGCGCATGGTTGACCGGGCTTTATGACGACGCTACGCGCCGGGGCTATAATTTCGACCGGTCGAAGATTTTGTTTTTACCGCAGAATTTGGCTGATATCCAGATTGAAGTGACCGATGGACAGCTGGCCTATGAGGCGGGTTGGTTGCGTGAGAAGATTGGGCGGCGGGCACCGCATTTGTTGAGTGAAGAACCGTGGGTTGATGATTCGTATTCAGCTCATCCTATTTTTGTTGTGGTTCCCGGCGGCGTTGAGTCCTGGGAGAAAGTTTAGTTGACACGATAAGAAAAACACCTATACACTGAGTGACTAGAGGTAACTAGTCACTCAGTGTATAGGGGGTTGTATGGAAGTCCAGTATGCATTCCTTGGCTTACTGACCCAAGAACCAAATTACGGCTATGAGTTGAAAAAACTCTACGATCAGCTCTTCGCCGGCGACAAACCAGTTCTGCCCGGTCAAGTCTATTCCACCTTGGCTCGCCTCTTGCGTGACGCTAAGGTCATCGAGATTGATGACGACGGCGAATCTAATGGTCCAGCTCGCACCCGGTATGCCTTGACGCCCGCCGGGCATCACGCCGTCGTCGAATGGCTGCATAAACCTGAAGTTCCCTCCCCAACTTTGCAGGCAACGATGTATGCCAAAACTGTTCTCGCGCTCATTGTTGACGGCGAGGCTGCACCCTACCTGCAAGCACAACGCCACAGTCATTTGCAGCGATTGCGTGAGCTAACTGCTCGGAAAAAAGATGCGTCGTTGGCCGATACGCTCATGCTTGATAACGCCATTTTCCATATTGAAGCCGATCTGAGGTGGATCGAACTTGCTACAGCACGTGTCGAAAAACTTAAGGAAGAACTATGTCAGAACTCATAATTAGCGCCCAGGATTTAATCAAAACTTACGGAAAAACCCATGCTATGCGGGGGATATCGATCGACGTCAGACGCGGTGAAGCTCTGGCAATTATGGGTCCGTCTGGCTCAGGAAAATCCACGCTGCTCCATGCTCTTGCCGGTATCGAATTACCCGATTCTGGATCGGTGCAGTTCAATGGTCGCGAACTGACCACGATGAGCGAAACCGAGCGCACAATTCTACGACGTCGAGACTTCGGCTTCGTCTTCCAATTTTCCCAGCTTGTCCCAGAACTCAGCGCGCGTGACAATGTTGCTGTCCCGCTTCTCCTTGACGGAAAATCAAAAGCCAAAGCCTACCATGCGGCTGATAAATGGCTTGAGACCGTCGGCCTGCTCGACCATGCCGATGCGTTGCCAGGTCAGCTTTCAGGTGGCGAAGCGCAACGCGTGGCTATCGCGCGCGCACTAAGCCCGCAGCCATCTCTATTATTTGCTGATGAACCAACCGGTTCTTTAGATTCGATCAACTCCGAATCAGTGATGACCATGTTTATGGATATTGCTCGTTCAACTGGCATGAGCGTTGTGATGGTCACTCACGAACCACTGATCGCCGCCTATGCCGATCGTGAAGTAATTGTTCGTGACGGCATGTTGGAAGGATAAACCATGTACCTATCGTGGACACTCCTTCGAAACTCGTTGTCTCAAACTAAAGGACGTTTGGCGCTCATCGCTGGCGCAGTGGCATTGGGAGTGGTGCTCTTATTAACCGCAGCGTCGTTCAATAATGCTCTATCAGTCGATACCTCTCAGCAATGGTTGCGCAGCATCAGTGAAGAACGTGGCTCTCAAGAAGAAGGCCGGCCGGCACCCGATCCGGCAGTGTCTGTACGCATCTATAAAGATGCGATGAATCCTGTGATGAAAGTCGAAGGCGAAGTCATCACAAGCGTCTTAGTGGACACGACCGATACAGTAGAGGCACCACAACTCTTTGGTATGTCATGGCCTGAGCCGGGTGAATATCTCGTTTCAGCTGGGTTGCGAAGGATCATGAATGACCATCCGGAATATCAGCTTCCAGATCGCTTCGGCGTTACCGATGCTGGAGATCTACCTCATGAATTGACCACTGGCCCTGACGATCTGCTTGTGATCAGTGGAGCTCGTGACCTCCCGCAAGGTGGCGTCAGTATTGCCGACTTTTCTCAGGCCGGAGCAGAACCTCTCAAAATTAGTGTCGTCATTATGTATGTGGGACTCGTGGTTTTACTCTTCCCGGTTGTTCTCCTGATCGCTATCTCGGCAACCCTGGGCAGCGTCCAACGCGAACAACGCTACGCGGCATTGCGATTAGTGGGCGCAACAAGTAAACAAGTATTGCGAATGCTGGTACTTGAAGCATTCGTCGGAGCTATCTTAGGGTATATCGCCGGGTTCGCAATCTTCCTAGGGATCAAAAATATTTTTCCAACAGTTGCCATAGATGGAAAACACATCTGGGCTGAAAACTTCGCAGTCACACCCATCCAAGCTGGCATCATCGCATTGGCAACAATACTTCTGGTATTCTTCGCCCACAGTTGGGGTATGCGTAAAATCCATCTCTCTCCACTGGGCGTAGTGCGCCGTCAAAACACCCAGGGACGTCCGCACTGGATGCGCATGAGCCTGTTGGTCATCGCCATCGCCACGATCTGCTACGAGTATTTCACCGTTGGAGCTAACGAAGGAACTATAGACGATACTTATATCCTTATGGGCGTCGTTATGGGTATTATGATCGGTTTAGTGCTCGCAAGTCCGTGGCTGACATTCATCACTGCCCGGCTGAGTGCGCGTTGGGCACGCCGAGCACCGACCATTATCGGTTTGACCTATGTTCAAGCCCACGCTTCGCGTATTTCACGTTCCGTGACGGGTGTTGTGCTGGCAGTCTTTGCTGGCTCATTCTTCCTCACCGCGATATCGGAAAGCGATGAAGTCTATGCCCTTTCCCAACAAACCACTCATTCGGTACAAACCGGGGTATCAGTGATCAGTGGTTTGGTCGACGAAGACCAAGCAACCAAGCTCGATCGCCTCCTAGAGGCTGAGCCAGAGGTTTCCAGCAGTGATGTTTTCCCGTTTATCGCGGGAGGATGGACAGTTTTTGATTGCCAACAAGCCACGGAATATCTAGACGTATCCTGCTATCAGGGAGTTGTTGGTGTGAACTTTTGGGCCCCATCAGATGAGCAACAGAGCCAAGTTCACGCAACTGATATGGCTAGTTTTATCGAAGAAGTGGGCAGAGAATACGGGGCAGCAACAGATCATCCAATCTATAGTATCGCCGTGAAGTTACGCGATCCACACGGTCTTGAACAGCTCCGGTCAACTTTGGCTCGCACAGGGATCTTAACTGATAATGCAGAGCAGATCTTCATTTTCTCAGCAGATGAGCGCTCCACATTTGCTGGGGTAGATGCTATCATCATGCTCACCTACCTGGTCTATATCGGTATTGTTGGCACGATAGTTATTGCAATCATCTCGATTTTGGTCTCCACCTACGCCAGTCTATTAGAACGGCGACGGTCACTGATGACCTTACGGCTAAGCGGTATGCAACTTTACGATATTGTACGCATGATCCTCATTGAAACCGTTGGTCCCTTGCTTGCCATGCTGTTGATGTCAGCCATGTTGGGCTTTGGAACTGCCTGGTTTATGATGCGTATTTTCTCCTCAACACTAGATGCCGGCTTTGACCCGCTGCTCCTAGGAGTTTTAGCCGGCGCACTTCTCTTAGCAGTTGGCGCGATCTCGGCGCTTACTCCAATGATGCGCCGAATTACCCAACCAGGAACAAACCGGCAAGAGTAAGCGGTTTAATATTCGTGGCGCGCGCGTAGATCAAGTGCTTTACCTACGCGCGCCTCACGGGCCTGTGCCCACGGAACCGAAATATCGCGCATAAGTTCAGCGACATCGCTAGCTCCGCCGCGCTCCATCGAATCGGCAAGCCGGGTCAGGTCCGCGGAAGAAAGATTCTGATGCAGTTTCGCCTTGCCGATCACCTCAGAAATCGCCACTTCAACACCAACGATCGCCGCATAGGCTCGCTTGATCCGGTGTTCTTCGGTGTCATTCATCGTCCATATCGGTTCATGTGCAGCAACAAGATTCTCCCAGTGTTCCTGCTTCCATTCGTCGTCGTCAAATGTGGAAAAATCTCCGCGAATATGTACGGTGACGTAGTCCCAGCTTGGCGCATTAGGCATAACCGAGCCGGGTTTTTCCGGCGGCAGGTAGTGTCCAGGTACGTGCGCCTGAGCTCCGGTAACGACGAAAAGCGCCTCACCGTCGTCGTGAACTTGCGGATTGACTCGGTTTAGGTGAGCTTGAAGGATCTGTTTCCCATTTTTCTCGACGACGACGAAGGGCACACGCGTTGCGTTAATGCCGTTGGCTCCCACTGTTATCAGTTCACCTACTCCGATATCTTGTGCTTGTGCTAAAGCTTGGGCTGACTCAACCATATGTTGATGTGCAACGTACATGAATATCCTTACAGTGTTGGGTGAAAAGAAATATGGGGCAGTAGCTGGTTAATATCCGCATTAGATATTGCCGATGCTGGGTTCGTATAGCTACAGATCTGGTAGGTTATCTGCGAGATAGAGGTCAACTGCGTCGAGCAGTGCGACATCCACTCGCGAGGAATATGTGGTGCGAAGGTATCAGCATCTGGTACCTCAAGGTCGATTTTCGTGACGACTATCAGATCGCAATGTTCAAGAAAAGCCTGGTAAATCTGTGCTCCGCCAATAATCCAACAAAAATCACTACCCTGGTTGTCCGCGATATCAAGAGCCTGATCTATACTGTTCGCGCGGTGGGCTCCAGGAGTGCGGTAATCTTTAGTTCGAGTCAGAACGATATTTGTGCGCTGGGGCAACGGACGCATCCGCTCAGGCAACGACTCCCACGTCGAACGCCCCATAATAACCGGGTGGCCGGTGGTTATTTGACGAAATAGCCGTAAATCTTCTGGAAGATGCCATGGAATCGTGCCGTCTTTGCCCAGGGCGCGCCCGTGGCCTTGGGCCCATATCGCCCCGATTCGCATGGTGTTTTCTGATCTCATACTGCTACCGGAGCCACAATTGCAGGATGATGCTGGTAGCCGTTGGCAGCTGAAATATCATCCATTGTGTAGGAGAAAATATCGCGAGCCTTGCGTAATTCTAACGTGGGGAAGGGGTAGGGTTGGCGAGAGATCTGTTCTCGAACCTGTTGTAGGTGATTGAGATAGATGTGGCAGTCTCCACCAGTCCAAATAAAATCGCCTACCTCTAAATCAACTTGTTGCGCCACCATGTGAGTTAGTAGCGCGTATGAGGCGATATTGAACGGTACACCAAGGAATAGATCTGCAGAACGTTGATAGAGTTGGCACGATAATTTGCCATCTGCCACATAGAACTGGAAGAACGCATGGCACGGTTGGAGTGCCATCTGATCGAGATCGGCGACGTTCCAGGCGCTAACAATCATCCGCCGCGAATCTGGAGTGGTGCGCAACTGCTCAATAACGCGGGCAATCTGGTCGATATGTTCTCCAGATGGAGTGGGCCACGAACGCCACTGGTAGCCATAAACCGGGCCAAGTTCGCCGGATTCATCAGCCCATTCATCCCAAATAGTAATGCCGTGTTCTTTGAGCCAAGCAATATTCGTTTCGCCGTTGAGGAACCACAGCAATTCGCCCTTGATGGATTTCATCGCCACAAATTTTGTGGTGATTCGAGGAAAACCTCGACTGAGATCGAAGCGCATTTGCCTGCCAAATACGGACAATGTTCCAGTGCCAGTGCGGTCAGTTTTCTTATCCCCATGAGCTAAAACATCAGCCAACAAGTCTTCATACTGGCGATTAATCATGCCTGCTCACTCCGTTTTCTTTCCAGTATTTCGTTTACTAATTCAGTATCTTTATCAAGGATATGCGGAATCTTATTCTCAATACTGCGTTCAATCATGGCGCCAGCAATGGGCACTGAGACACTGAGATGGATCTCGAGTTTTCCAGCCGTGCTAGTACCTGAATTGACAAGTAGCATTCGTGCACTGCATTTTACGGGAAGTTTGGTGGAGATGAGATAATCAATTTGAGCACCGGCGTCAGTGACTGTTTCAAGGCTGGTAACGGTCACTGAGGCATTTTTGCCGACGAACATCGCAACCTGTTCAGGAATTTGATTCGGACCGGCACTGATAGTTACCTCAGTGCGCTTCTTACCGTCAACAATATCGTGAGCTAGTTCGTAATCAGGATGTCCTACTTTTTGCAGACGCCCAAAAAGCAGTTCTTCAGAACGTAAAACGTCAAGGACTTCCATGAGGGTTGCGCCATAGTGCAGATCGTGTGTGATGTTCATACTTCTATTGAACACCATTTCCCTCTATTGTTGAACTGTGCCTACACTAACAAATATTTTGCAACAACGAACCGCCCTAGCTTTTGACCAGCGCGAATGGCTACATATGCTCACCGGAGACTGGCAAGTCCTTGCCGATATTCTCTTCGCCGATCTCTTACTGGTGACCGCTACAGTTGATGGGCCAGTCATTGCTGCCCAAGCTCGCCCAGCAACGGCAACCACCTTGTTCGAAGTAGATTCAGTAGGTGATGTTATTGAACGGACTTATCGCCCCGGCATCGACGCGGCGTTAGCTAGTGGCGAAGTTATCACGTGGGGCGACGACGAAGTTGAAACGACGTTTATCCCGGTGCGGTATCGGGGACGAAATATCGCCGTCGTCGTTGCAGTCAGTGCTCTGTTCCCTGATCGTGTGTTGTCCCATGCGCAACAAAACCATGATGCGATTGCGCAAGCGCTTGCGGAAATGATCACCACTGGAGAATTTCCCTACAGCGAGGCGCCATCGGGGTATCGTCACGGAACGCCACGTGTATCTGACGGCGTTATTCATCTCAACGAAGAAGGTGTTGTGATCTATGCGTCGCCAAACGCTATTTCGCACTTCCGACGAATCGGAATCGATGAGCCGCTCCATGATCGGGTCTTAGCTGAACTTTTGACGGATAAGATTGATGATTACTCTTCAGTAGATGAGTCGTTGCCGGTTGTGCTTATGGGGCGGGCTGCGTGGATGGCTGAAGTTGAGTCCCATTCAGTTACGGTCTCGATGCGAGCGCTACCGTTGCGTAACGGCGGGAAGCGACTCGGGGCTATGTTGTTATGCCGAGACGTTTCTGAACTTCGTCGTCAGGAAAAAGAACTGATTACGAAAGACGCAACGATTCGCGAAATTCACCATCGAGTCAAAAATAATTTACAAACCGTCTCGGCGCTACTGCGGCTCCAATCGCGGCGCGCATCAACTGAAGAAACACGAACCGCTTTAGCTACGGCACAACGGCGCGTGGCTACTATTGCCTTAGTTCACGAGCAACTTTCTCAAACGATTAACGAAGTTGTCGATTTTGATGAGCTGTTTACTCCGGTGCTTAAAATGGCGGTCGATATTGCAGTCAGTGATGTTGCGGTCAAGTCTTCATTTACTGGTTCCTTCGGTCTTATCCGCGCCGAAGAAGCAGCCGCGCTATCTGTTGTACTCAATGAAATTATTTCGAATGCCGTCGAACATGGGTTAGTAAACGGTGGTCAGGTATGGGTCGATGCTTTACGAGATGGGAATGAATTGACCGTCACTGTCAGTGATGATGGCGTAGGCTTAGGAGATTCTGTTCCCGGTTCCGGGCTGGGTACGCAGATCGTTAAAACTATGGTCTCTTCTGAGCTAAATGGCCGGATCGCCTGGGAGCCAGGAGAAACCGGTGGAACCGTAGTTACTATTATGATGTTGCTGAAATAAGGTAAGCGCTAGGAGAGGCGTTGAGCGCGAAGACCACGACGTTTGAGGCTGCGACGTTCATCTTCGGATAGCCCACCCCATACACCAGCATCTTGATTTGTTGATATCGCCCACTGTAGGCATGTTTCGGCTACATCGCACGAGCGGCAAATACCTTTTGCGCGTTCAGTTTGTGCCATAGCTGCAGCTGAGCTACCCACGGGGAAAAATAGTTCCGGATCGTGTTCTAAGCATGCAGCGTTATGTCGCCAATCCATTGAGCTTTTTCAACTCTCCTTTACTGCCTTTGTTCGTGAGATGGATACCTGCTACCAGTTATATGGATACCTTGGCAGTTTTTGTCTCGATAATAAAGACCAGACGCTGTGACGTTTGTCTGGTTAGGGATAGCTCACATCTTATCTAGCTAAAACTACCGGCTCTTGATGGCGGCGCAGTGACGTGACATAGGCTATTATCGCGCTAGCTAGTCCAATAACAACGATCAACAGCCCAATGTGCCCTAGCGGAATGTGTAGCGAGGAAGCATATTGACTTCGATGAAGATTCGTCCACAAGATTGGCATGATAGCCAGGCCGAGCGCTACTCCGATCACAGAATCGATCACAACGTATCCCACGCCTTCCACGATACGGTTTGAACGTAGCGAAGATTGTGAAATACCGAGGCTCGTTAGCAAGAATATATCGCGCTGACGTGATTTTGGCGGATGAGAGATTTTGCCAAGAACCACAAGCACTGCTGTTCCGATGCCTACTAGGCAAAAGGCGATAAGGATAGGGGTAGTCCATTCTGGCAGCTCCTCGTGAGCCAGTATCTGCCCTGTTGTACCAGAGTAGACCCGGAATTGGGTATCGGGGTATTCCCCTAGCAGTGAGGAACGAAAACTCACGAAATACGAGGCGAGA containing:
- a CDS encoding YoaK family protein, encoding MNRVIRQVKETIIPVQGNRHGPLPRYFVLWTVVTGLVDAYSYLVLGRVFVANMTGNVVFLGFALGGAEGFTWWASILAIVAFMAGAFIGGVIQRSKYGKHRAQFLATAMVTQGALVVSSIFSSLILASQVHFVGLVVTIVFLSLSMGVQNATARAIAVPDLTTTVLTLTITGLAGDGSGEAGKEHNIGRRLVSIFSMAFGAFIGAMFVRYEVSIGALIVAGVLLAIILWRSLAHASDTADWVTP
- a CDS encoding FtsX-like permease family protein, with the protein product MSQTKGRLALIAGAVALGVVLLLTAASFNNALSVDTSQQWLRSISEERGSQEEGRPAPDPAVSVRIYKDAMNPVMKVEGEVITSVLVDTTDTVEAPQLFGMSWPEPGEYLVSAGLRRIMNDHPEYQLPDRFGVTDAGDLPHELTTGPDDLLVISGARDLPQGGVSIADFSQAGAEPLKISVVIMYVGLVVLLFPVVLLIAISATLGSVQREQRYAALRLVGATSKQVLRMLVLEAFVGAILGYIAGFAIFLGIKNIFPTVAIDGKHIWAENFAVTPIQAGIIALATILLVFFAHSWGMRKIHLSPLGVVRRQNTQGRPHWMRMSLLVIAIATICYEYFTVGANEGTIDDTYILMGVVMGIMIGLVLASPWLTFITARLSARWARRAPTIIGLTYVQAHASRISRSVTGVVLAVFAGSFFLTAISESDEVYALSQQTTHSVQTGVSVISGLVDEDQATKLDRLLEAEPEVSSSDVFPFIAGGWTVFDCQQATEYLDVSCYQGVVGVNFWAPSDEQQSQVHATDMASFIEEVGREYGAATDHPIYSIAVKLRDPHGLEQLRSTLARTGILTDNAEQIFIFSADERSTFAGVDAIIMLTYLVYIGIVGTIVIAIISILVSTYASLLERRRSLMTLRLSGMQLYDIVRMILIETVGPLLAMLLMSAMLGFGTAWFMMRIFSSTLDAGFDPLLLGVLAGALLLAVGAISALTPMMRRITQPGTNRQE
- a CDS encoding FMN-binding negative transcriptional regulator, which gives rise to MYVAHQHMVESAQALAQAQDIGVGELITVGANGINATRVPFVVVEKNGKQILQAHLNRVNPQVHDDGEALFVVTGAQAHVPGHYLPPEKPGSVMPNAPSWDYVTVHIRGDFSTFDDDEWKQEHWENLVAAHEPIWTMNDTEEHRIKRAYAAIVGVEVAISEVIGKAKLHQNLSSADLTRLADSMERGGASDVAELMRDISVPWAQAREARVGKALDLRARHEY
- a CDS encoding pyrimidine dimer DNA glycosylase/endonuclease V, with the translated sequence MRLWSLHPANLDRAALIAGWREGLLAQKVLAGQTKGYRHHPQLQRFREYPDPMLAIGAWLTGLYDDATRRGYNFDRSKILFLPQNLADIQIEVTDGQLAYEAGWLREKIGRRAPHLLSEEPWVDDSYSAHPIFVVVPGGVESWEKV
- a CDS encoding PadR family transcriptional regulator is translated as MEVQYAFLGLLTQEPNYGYELKKLYDQLFAGDKPVLPGQVYSTLARLLRDAKVIEIDDDGESNGPARTRYALTPAGHHAVVEWLHKPEVPSPTLQATMYAKTVLALIVDGEAAPYLQAQRHSHLQRLRELTARKKDASLADTLMLDNAIFHIEADLRWIELATARVEKLKEELCQNS
- a CDS encoding ABC transporter ATP-binding protein yields the protein MSELIISAQDLIKTYGKTHAMRGISIDVRRGEALAIMGPSGSGKSTLLHALAGIELPDSGSVQFNGRELTTMSETERTILRRRDFGFVFQFSQLVPELSARDNVAVPLLLDGKSKAKAYHAADKWLETVGLLDHADALPGQLSGGEAQRVAIARALSPQPSLLFADEPTGSLDSINSESVMTMFMDIARSTGMSVVMVTHEPLIAAYADREVIVRDGMLEG
- a CDS encoding dihydrofolate reductase; the protein is MRSENTMRIGAIWAQGHGRALGKDGTIPWHLPEDLRLFRQITTGHPVIMGRSTWESLPERMRPLPQRTNIVLTRTKDYRTPGAHRANSIDQALDIADNQGSDFCWIIGGAQIYQAFLEHCDLIVVTKIDLEVPDADTFAPHIPREWMSHCSTQLTSISQITYQICSYTNPASAISNADINQLLPHISFHPTL
- a CDS encoding WhiB family transcriptional regulator; its protein translation is MDWRHNAACLEHDPELFFPVGSSAAAMAQTERAKGICRSCDVAETCLQWAISTNQDAGVWGGLSEDERRSLKRRGLRAQRLS
- a CDS encoding DUF2505 domain-containing protein, with the protein product MNITHDLHYGATLMEVLDVLRSEELLFGRLQKVGHPDYELAHDIVDGKKRTEVTISAGPNQIPEQVAMFVGKNASVTVTSLETVTDAGAQIDYLISTKLPVKCSARMLLVNSGTSTAGKLEIHLSVSVPIAGAMIERSIENKIPHILDKDTELVNEILERKRSEQA
- a CDS encoding sensor histidine kinase, translating into MPTLTNILQQRTALAFDQREWLHMLTGDWQVLADILFADLLLVTATVDGPVIAAQARPATATTLFEVDSVGDVIERTYRPGIDAALASGEVITWGDDEVETTFIPVRYRGRNIAVVVAVSALFPDRVLSHAQQNHDAIAQALAEMITTGEFPYSEAPSGYRHGTPRVSDGVIHLNEEGVVIYASPNAISHFRRIGIDEPLHDRVLAELLTDKIDDYSSVDESLPVVLMGRAAWMAEVESHSVTVSMRALPLRNGGKRLGAMLLCRDVSELRRQEKELITKDATIREIHHRVKNNLQTVSALLRLQSRRASTEETRTALATAQRRVATIALVHEQLSQTINEVVDFDELFTPVLKMAVDIAVSDVAVKSSFTGSFGLIRAEEAAALSVVLNEIISNAVEHGLVNGGQVWVDALRDGNELTVTVSDDGVGLGDSVPGSGLGTQIVKTMVSSELNGRIAWEPGETGGTVVTIMMLLK
- a CDS encoding thymidylate synthase, encoding MINRQYEDLLADVLAHGDKKTDRTGTGTLSVFGRQMRFDLSRGFPRITTKFVAMKSIKGELLWFLNGETNIAWLKEHGITIWDEWADESGELGPVYGYQWRSWPTPSGEHIDQIARVIEQLRTTPDSRRMIVSAWNVADLDQMALQPCHAFFQFYVADGKLSCQLYQRSADLFLGVPFNIASYALLTHMVAQQVDLEVGDFIWTGGDCHIYLNHLQQVREQISRQPYPFPTLELRKARDIFSYTMDDISAANGYQHHPAIVAPVAV